One genomic segment of Bifidobacterium breve DSM 20213 = JCM 1192 includes these proteins:
- a CDS encoding CYTH domain-containing protein, producing MSEPTDDFEYERRFFCRELPDEYNDGDIPTLIIQSYYVHADNYALRVRLVSHKVSVNMTPDIDPIAVLDEHREQFSEAFVTVKGPSVGGTRYEVEREIDARIAAELIKRGGEVVIKNRYSVWIAEDGWSVDMFGGLNAPLIVAEAERSGPVTNLTIPKFCVTEITDQARFNNDGLAAKPFSTWADDFEEELALDGPRFQQYFGKNRMA from the coding sequence ATGTCGGAACCTACAGATGACTTCGAATACGAACGCCGCTTCTTCTGCCGCGAGCTGCCAGACGAATACAACGACGGCGACATCCCGACCCTCATCATCCAGAGCTACTACGTGCATGCCGACAACTATGCGCTGCGCGTCAGGTTGGTCTCACACAAGGTGAGCGTCAATATGACCCCTGACATCGACCCGATTGCCGTGCTGGATGAGCACCGCGAGCAGTTCTCGGAGGCCTTCGTTACCGTTAAGGGACCGTCCGTGGGCGGCACCCGATATGAAGTGGAGCGTGAGATTGACGCCCGCATTGCCGCGGAACTCATCAAGCGCGGCGGCGAAGTGGTTATCAAGAACCGCTATTCCGTATGGATTGCGGAGGACGGCTGGAGTGTGGATATGTTTGGCGGGCTCAATGCGCCTCTTATCGTGGCCGAGGCCGAACGATCGGGACCAGTAACCAATCTGACGATTCCGAAGTTCTGCGTTACCGAAATCACCGATCAGGCGCGATTCAACAATGACGGACTGGCTGCCAAGCCGTTCAGCACATGGGCCGACGACTTTGAAGAGGAGCTGGCTTTGGACGGGCCACGGTTCCAGCAGTATTTCGGGAAAAACCGGATGGCGTAA
- a CDS encoding Rid family detoxifying hydrolase: protein MSEKMEAVATSEAPAALGAYSQAVKANGFVFVSGQLGIDPTTGELAGDTAGEQAAQALKNIKHILDTAGTGIEHVCRATIYLKNVEDFKEVDARYAEVFIGSVKPARVAFGNNMIPKGALVEIDAIAVE from the coding sequence ATGAGCGAGAAGATGGAAGCCGTAGCTACTTCGGAGGCCCCGGCCGCACTGGGCGCGTACAGCCAGGCGGTGAAGGCCAATGGTTTCGTGTTCGTGTCCGGTCAGCTGGGTATTGATCCGACCACCGGTGAGCTGGCAGGGGATACCGCGGGCGAGCAGGCCGCGCAGGCGCTGAAGAACATCAAGCATATTCTCGACACCGCCGGTACTGGCATTGAGCATGTGTGTCGTGCCACCATTTACCTGAAGAACGTTGAGGATTTCAAGGAAGTGGACGCTCGCTACGCCGAGGTGTTCATCGGTTCCGTGAAGCCCGCACGTGTGGCCTTTGGCAACAACATGATTCCCAAGGGTGCACTGGTGGAGATCGACGCCATCGCCGTGGAGTGA
- a CDS encoding lysophospholipid acyltransferase family protein, producing MASKGKPSPRSAVSPLSDEQVKRLAGSHTLVDPTNYYPTGPRTPNQPEINAQNPKATKRLLAGVSVVFRTSCKTKAWGLDHVPETGPFITAASHITMFDVFVPMMSLFHMGRRPRYMAKAEMAKWPLIGKWFQLVGMQPVQRRSGKAKQIEETSIDILTSGRPLTVWPEGTVTRDPKKWVMSIKEGVGYIALEASRRLGHQVPLYPAVTWGAASINHWWPWPRKNVVMCYDEALDYSDLLVDMDSWGDEPPAEAVDELMWRVFKRMNTVLEEIRGERFPAEGYWDYRSMSRKPWPEAGGQFPAVE from the coding sequence ATGGCATCCAAAGGAAAACCGTCGCCGCGTTCGGCTGTGAGCCCGCTGAGCGACGAACAGGTCAAGCGTCTGGCAGGCAGCCATACACTTGTGGACCCCACCAATTACTATCCGACTGGTCCGCGTACGCCGAACCAGCCGGAGATCAACGCCCAGAACCCCAAGGCCACCAAGCGACTGCTGGCCGGTGTTTCCGTGGTATTCCGCACTAGTTGCAAGACCAAGGCATGGGGTCTTGACCATGTGCCGGAAACCGGCCCGTTCATTACCGCGGCCAGCCACATCACCATGTTCGATGTGTTCGTGCCGATGATGAGCCTGTTCCACATGGGCCGTCGCCCGCGTTACATGGCCAAGGCCGAGATGGCCAAGTGGCCGCTGATCGGCAAATGGTTCCAATTGGTCGGCATGCAGCCGGTGCAGCGTCGCTCCGGCAAGGCCAAGCAGATCGAGGAGACCTCAATCGATATTCTTACTTCCGGCCGCCCCCTCACCGTTTGGCCGGAAGGCACGGTGACCCGCGACCCGAAGAAATGGGTGATGAGCATCAAGGAAGGTGTAGGATACATTGCGCTTGAAGCCTCCCGCAGACTTGGCCATCAAGTGCCGCTCTACCCTGCAGTGACGTGGGGCGCGGCTTCCATCAACCACTGGTGGCCGTGGCCTCGCAAGAACGTGGTGATGTGCTACGACGAGGCGCTCGATTATTCCGATCTGCTTGTTGACATGGATTCCTGGGGCGATGAACCGCCCGCCGAGGCCGTGGACGAATTGATGTGGCGCGTATTCAAGCGCATGAACACGGTGTTGGAGGAGATTCGCGGCGAGCGATTCCCGGCAGAAGGCTATTGGGATTACCGTTCCATGAGCCGTAAGCCGTGGCCCGAGGCTGGTGGCCAGTTCCCGGCGGTGGAGTAG
- a CDS encoding NAD(P)H-dependent glycerol-3-phosphate dehydrogenase — protein sequence MGRKITVLGAGAWGTAFGQVLADAGNDVTMWAREPEIVEDIRDNRRNGVRLPSVKKLPDAITATGNRAEAVKDADIVVVAIAAQFARVALVEFRGLIPEHAIVVSLMKGIERNTNKRMDEVVRETLDLPADRFAAISGPNLSKEIADRHPAATVVACENIDNATIVAEACTTKYFKAFVTTDVIGLEMCGSLKNVTALAVGMARGAGYGENTAAMIETRGLAELTALGAAAGADPKTFFGLAGVGDLIATCGSPLSRNYTFGSNLGKGLSVEEATKVSNGVAEGVPTTDAVVALGNQLDVPTPLAYQMSRVLNEGIPCAEMLAGLFGREITVE from the coding sequence ATGGGTAGGAAAATAACGGTTCTCGGTGCAGGAGCATGGGGTACTGCTTTCGGCCAGGTGCTGGCGGATGCCGGCAATGACGTGACCATGTGGGCCCGTGAACCGGAAATCGTCGAGGATATCCGTGACAATCGGCGCAATGGTGTTCGCCTGCCGTCTGTCAAGAAGCTGCCGGATGCCATCACCGCCACTGGCAATCGCGCCGAAGCCGTCAAGGATGCCGATATTGTGGTCGTGGCCATCGCCGCCCAGTTCGCCCGTGTGGCACTCGTTGAGTTCAGGGGATTGATTCCCGAGCATGCCATCGTGGTTAGCCTGATGAAGGGCATCGAGCGTAACACCAACAAGCGCATGGATGAAGTGGTTCGTGAGACCCTTGATTTGCCGGCTGACCGCTTTGCCGCCATCTCCGGCCCGAACCTGTCCAAGGAAATCGCCGATCGTCATCCCGCAGCCACCGTGGTGGCCTGCGAGAACATCGACAACGCCACCATCGTGGCCGAGGCCTGCACCACCAAATACTTCAAGGCGTTCGTGACCACTGATGTCATTGGTCTGGAAATGTGCGGCAGCCTGAAGAACGTGACCGCGCTCGCCGTGGGTATGGCTCGTGGTGCCGGTTACGGTGAGAACACCGCCGCCATGATCGAGACCCGCGGACTTGCCGAGCTCACTGCTCTGGGTGCTGCGGCAGGCGCCGATCCCAAGACCTTCTTTGGGCTGGCGGGTGTGGGCGATCTCATCGCCACCTGTGGCTCGCCGCTTTCCCGCAACTACACGTTTGGCTCCAACCTCGGCAAGGGGCTGAGCGTGGAAGAAGCCACTAAGGTCAGCAATGGCGTGGCGGAGGGTGTGCCTACCACGGATGCGGTGGTGGCTTTGGGCAATCAGCTTGACGTGCCCACTCCGTTGGCCTATCAGATGAGCCGTGTGCTCAATGAGGGCATTCCCTGTGCGGAAATGCTTGCCGGGCTTTTCGGGCGTGAAATCACTGTCGAGTAG
- a CDS encoding D-alanine--D-alanine ligase family protein, translated as MAKKRIVVLYGGRADEHSISCISTAGVLAAMDTERFEPIPVGITKDGKWIIDGEDPRGWNLDGDELPTVKITPKSRPVILDPSRGKDGFFAGEPDHLSNADSGFGTSFVNLSDPEIHHVLTSLGHVDAVLPVLHGPYGEDGTVQGLLEMMGVPYVGCGVFASAACMDKHYTKVVLNAAGIPTAPGIMVDARAFTAADVVAQIEVAGLAYPLFVKPSRAGSSFGVTKVDKAEDLETQQDRVAAAIATAGEHDWKVLIEQGIDGREIECAVLCPKAGDEPEASWPGEIVLDHQNDDQFYDFDSKYMDASASHVEVPANLPVSVLEDVRDVARRAFKAVDGAGLSRVDTFVTPDGTVMVNEINTMPGFTPISMYPKAWDATGVGYTELITRLIEGVLK; from the coding sequence ATGGCCAAGAAACGTATTGTGGTGCTCTATGGTGGGCGTGCGGATGAACATTCGATTTCCTGCATCTCCACGGCCGGCGTGCTGGCGGCTATGGATACCGAACGTTTCGAGCCGATTCCGGTGGGCATCACCAAGGACGGCAAGTGGATTATCGACGGTGAGGATCCGCGCGGCTGGAATCTGGACGGCGACGAGCTGCCGACCGTGAAGATCACGCCGAAATCCCGTCCGGTGATTCTCGACCCCTCGCGAGGCAAGGACGGTTTCTTTGCCGGTGAGCCGGATCATCTCAGCAATGCCGACTCCGGTTTTGGCACCAGCTTTGTGAACTTGTCCGATCCTGAGATACATCACGTGCTGACCTCGCTGGGGCATGTCGATGCGGTGCTGCCTGTGCTGCATGGCCCTTACGGCGAGGACGGCACGGTGCAGGGTCTTCTTGAGATGATGGGTGTGCCGTATGTGGGCTGTGGCGTGTTCGCCTCTGCCGCCTGCATGGATAAGCACTACACCAAAGTGGTGCTCAATGCTGCCGGTATTCCGACGGCTCCCGGCATTATGGTGGATGCGCGCGCGTTCACCGCAGCCGATGTGGTCGCCCAGATCGAGGTCGCCGGATTGGCTTATCCGCTGTTCGTCAAGCCTTCCCGTGCTGGATCCAGCTTTGGCGTCACCAAGGTGGATAAAGCCGAGGATCTGGAAACCCAGCAGGACCGTGTGGCCGCTGCCATCGCCACGGCCGGTGAGCATGACTGGAAGGTGCTCATCGAGCAGGGCATCGACGGCCGCGAGATCGAATGCGCCGTGCTGTGCCCGAAGGCGGGCGATGAGCCCGAGGCCAGCTGGCCCGGCGAAATCGTGCTTGACCACCAGAATGACGACCAGTTCTATGATTTCGATTCCAAGTACATGGATGCTTCCGCCAGCCATGTGGAAGTGCCGGCCAACCTGCCCGTCAGCGTGCTTGAGGATGTACGCGACGTGGCTCGCCGTGCGTTCAAGGCCGTAGATGGAGCGGGTCTGAGCCGCGTGGATACCTTCGTGACTCCGGACGGCACCGTGATGGTCAACGAGATCAACACCATGCCTGGCTTCACGCCGATTTCCATGTATCCCAAGGCATGGGACGCCACGGGTGTGGGATACACCGAACTCATCACCCGTCTGATCGAAGGCGTGTTGAAGTAA
- a CDS encoding ABC transporter substrate-binding protein, with translation MNNLSKIAAGSLAAVLAFSMAACGSSSASSDGAGESAGKAVTVNGKSAKATSLADFGTMEDLEKAAKEEGALNVIALPHDWSNYGEVIEGFKKKYPEIKVTELNPNASSKEELDAAKTNKGTDAAPDVFDVGQAIAATSTDSFAPYKVQAWDKIPDTAKDANGAYYADYTGIMSVGWNADKYGEINSLDDLLDSKFAGTVSLNGKPAEAGAAFNGYLMVNQLAGGDINNLQPGLDFFKKLQEAGNLTTVDVTNGTIDSGQTGVVFDWTYNQASYKKELKDKGVNWKYKTFPKAQVVSYYNQAINKDAPHPAAARLWEEYLYTADAQNLWFKGGANPVLLDSMKEDGTVDQDTLKDAITIEGDPVSYTNDDSTRITEWLQNNWDKTIGN, from the coding sequence ATGAACAACCTGAGTAAGATCGCGGCCGGCTCCCTTGCCGCCGTGCTTGCATTCTCCATGGCCGCCTGCGGCTCCAGCAGCGCCTCCTCCGATGGCGCCGGCGAAAGCGCCGGCAAGGCCGTCACCGTGAACGGGAAGTCCGCCAAGGCCACTTCCCTCGCCGACTTCGGTACTATGGAAGACCTCGAAAAGGCCGCCAAGGAAGAGGGTGCTCTGAACGTCATCGCGCTGCCGCACGACTGGTCCAACTACGGCGAGGTCATCGAAGGCTTCAAGAAGAAGTACCCGGAGATCAAGGTCACCGAGCTCAACCCGAACGCTTCCTCCAAGGAAGAGCTTGACGCCGCCAAGACCAACAAGGGCACCGACGCCGCCCCCGACGTGTTCGATGTCGGCCAGGCCATCGCCGCCACTTCCACCGATAGCTTCGCTCCGTACAAGGTGCAGGCCTGGGACAAGATTCCGGACACCGCCAAGGATGCCAACGGCGCCTACTACGCCGACTACACCGGCATCATGTCCGTGGGCTGGAATGCCGATAAGTACGGTGAGATCAACTCTCTGGACGATTTGCTCGATTCCAAGTTCGCCGGCACGGTGTCCTTGAACGGCAAGCCCGCCGAAGCCGGTGCCGCCTTCAACGGCTACCTGATGGTCAACCAGCTCGCAGGCGGCGACATCAATAACCTGCAGCCTGGTCTTGACTTCTTCAAGAAGCTGCAGGAAGCCGGCAACCTGACCACCGTGGACGTGACCAACGGCACCATCGACTCCGGCCAGACCGGTGTGGTGTTCGATTGGACCTACAACCAGGCTTCCTACAAGAAGGAGCTCAAAGATAAGGGCGTGAACTGGAAGTACAAGACCTTCCCGAAGGCCCAGGTCGTGAGCTACTACAACCAGGCCATCAACAAGGACGCGCCGCACCCGGCCGCCGCCCGCCTGTGGGAGGAGTACCTGTACACCGCCGATGCCCAGAACCTGTGGTTCAAGGGCGGCGCCAACCCGGTGCTGCTCGACTCCATGAAGGAAGACGGCACCGTTGATCAGGACACCCTGAAGGACGCCATCACCATCGAAGGCGACCCGGTCTCCTACACCAACGATGACTCCACCCGCATCACCGAGTGGCTCCAGAACAACTGGGACAAGACGATCGGCAACTGA
- a CDS encoding ABC transporter permease, with amino-acid sequence MTAAIAQNGPAAAKAAGPSATPSAASSVLAKHRQELGTLASTLPFFAYTACFLLAPTVIVVVGAFQDRSGGFTLSNFNKMFEANTVAAFGTSILVSVASSVIGAVVGALASYALVIGAKPNGLLRRMISAISSVLAQFGGVMLAFAFIATIGINGIGTMLIKTLTGYTVNPNWLSSLPGLITIYCYFQIPLMIIIFLPAVDSIRPQWREACESLGGNTFQYWTRVACPILAPRFISAFLLLFASAFSAYATAAALFSQRSILVPLMIQGAMRNEMDPNQQGFAQVLAFAMIIVVAIVMLLSHAVEKRAGRWQ; translated from the coding sequence ATGACTGCCGCAATCGCACAGAACGGACCTGCTGCCGCCAAGGCCGCGGGTCCGTCCGCTACTCCCTCCGCCGCCTCGTCCGTGCTGGCGAAGCATCGTCAGGAGCTGGGCACGCTTGCCTCCACGCTCCCGTTCTTTGCCTACACCGCCTGCTTCCTGCTGGCTCCCACCGTGATTGTGGTGGTGGGTGCTTTCCAGGATCGCAGCGGCGGTTTCACGCTCTCGAATTTCAATAAGATGTTCGAAGCCAACACCGTCGCCGCATTCGGCACCTCGATTCTGGTGTCCGTGGCATCTTCCGTGATCGGTGCGGTGGTGGGTGCACTCGCCTCCTACGCGCTGGTGATCGGCGCCAAGCCGAACGGTCTGCTGCGTCGCATGATCTCCGCCATCTCCTCGGTGCTCGCCCAGTTCGGCGGTGTGATGCTTGCGTTCGCGTTCATCGCCACCATCGGCATTAACGGCATCGGCACCATGCTCATCAAAACTCTGACCGGCTACACCGTGAACCCGAACTGGCTGAGCTCGTTGCCTGGTCTGATCACCATTTACTGTTACTTCCAGATTCCGCTGATGATTATCATCTTCCTGCCTGCGGTCGATTCGATTCGCCCGCAGTGGCGTGAGGCCTGCGAATCATTGGGCGGCAATACGTTCCAGTACTGGACTCGCGTGGCCTGTCCGATTCTGGCTCCCCGCTTCATCTCCGCGTTCCTGCTGCTGTTCGCTTCCGCGTTCTCCGCATACGCCACTGCCGCAGCCTTGTTCTCGCAGCGCTCGATTCTGGTGCCGTTGATGATTCAGGGTGCCATGCGCAATGAGATGGATCCTAACCAGCAGGGCTTTGCCCAAGTGCTGGCATTCGCAATGATCATCGTCGTGGCCATCGTCATGCTGCTGAGCCACGCTGTGGAAAAGAGGGCCGGACGTTGGCAGTGA
- a CDS encoding ABC transporter permease, which yields MAGAVVASTVTFPKPPQLRAARRAKQSVIKFVILFVTLAFLFVPLLAMLIFTLRHPLSGRWSAAPWIAIFTGNGESLGADLTVLWQGVGTSLALSAVTVVIMLLLLVPTMVIVHIRSKALERAIEWVATLPLTIPAIVLVVGLGPIYRWLSADVLSTNPIWLCFAYVILVMPFAFRAIAVGLNSIDVKTLVEASRSLGASWPKVFFKVIIPNLWQSILSASFISIAVVLGEYTVASLLGRMNLQVALYQLGQSNSQISTAMSLLALLFGVVLLVALDLISDAMRKSKEGK from the coding sequence ATCGCCGGTGCTGTCGTCGCGTCCACCGTAACGTTCCCCAAGCCCCCGCAGCTGCGCGCCGCACGCCGAGCCAAGCAAAGCGTCATCAAATTCGTGATTTTGTTCGTCACGCTGGCGTTCCTGTTCGTGCCGTTGCTGGCCATGCTCATCTTCACCCTGCGTCATCCGCTCTCCGGCCGTTGGTCGGCGGCTCCCTGGATTGCGATCTTCACCGGCAACGGCGAATCGTTGGGTGCCGACCTGACAGTGCTGTGGCAGGGCGTTGGCACTTCGCTGGCGCTGAGCGCGGTCACTGTGGTGATCATGCTGTTGCTGCTGGTGCCCACCATGGTCATCGTGCATATTCGCTCCAAAGCCCTGGAGCGCGCGATTGAATGGGTGGCCACCTTGCCGCTGACCATCCCGGCCATCGTGCTGGTCGTCGGCCTTGGTCCGATCTACCGCTGGCTTTCGGCCGACGTGCTGAGCACCAACCCGATCTGGCTGTGCTTCGCCTACGTGATCCTCGTCATGCCGTTCGCGTTCCGCGCCATCGCCGTGGGGCTCAACTCCATCGATGTCAAGACCCTGGTCGAGGCCTCCCGTTCGCTCGGCGCCTCCTGGCCTAAGGTGTTCTTCAAGGTGATCATCCCGAACCTGTGGCAGTCGATTCTGTCGGCATCCTTCATCTCCATCGCCGTGGTGCTGGGCGAATACACCGTCGCCTCGCTGCTCGGCCGCATGAACCTGCAGGTCGCGCTCTACCAGCTCGGCCAGTCCAATTCACAAATCTCCACCGCCATGTCGCTGCTGGCTCTGCTCTTCGGCGTGGTGCTGCTCGTTGCGCTCGACTTGATTTCTGATGCGATGCGTAAGTCCAAAGAAGGTAAATGA
- a CDS encoding ABC transporter ATP-binding protein: MIMSFRSMFGHEASHEAVADVAPTVGTGSDVQPVAPATSAQTAAEDAFKNDPTATLEGVRGKDVTKAAKALLKDTVKRGGGSIQMQNVIKIYPGSTVHALDDFNLDIKPGEMVVLLGGSGCGKSTALRSLAGLEDIQGGRIMVGGQDVTGVPVNKREMAMVFQAYSLFPHMTAFENVEFGLEVRGMGKAERRKIAMEQLELVGLADQAKKYTQQMSGGQQQRVALARALAVKPRVLLLDEPLSALDAKVRVQLRDQIRRIQLNTGTTTVFVTHDQEEALAVADRIGVMNKGKIEQIAAPQDLYQRPATEYVATFIGLTNRLPGASNGDEAVVFGQRVPLLEGSAKGDSVAVLVRPENLTLTAAAQHDSHVGERARVEVIHFLGSLVRVDTVIASGEYQRWNKGEQLKVTVQLPASELPAGLAVGDEVVVAPRAVAALAC, from the coding sequence ATGATTATGTCTTTCCGTTCGATGTTTGGCCATGAGGCTTCGCATGAGGCCGTTGCCGATGTGGCTCCGACTGTCGGCACCGGCTCCGATGTGCAGCCCGTCGCCCCCGCGACTTCCGCGCAGACTGCCGCCGAGGATGCGTTCAAGAACGATCCCACCGCTACCCTCGAGGGCGTGCGCGGCAAGGACGTGACCAAGGCCGCCAAGGCTCTGCTCAAGGACACCGTCAAGCGCGGCGGTGGCTCCATTCAGATGCAGAACGTCATCAAGATCTACCCCGGCTCTACTGTGCATGCGCTTGATGATTTCAATCTGGACATCAAGCCCGGCGAAATGGTCGTGCTGCTCGGCGGCTCAGGCTGCGGCAAGTCCACCGCGCTGCGCTCGCTTGCCGGCCTCGAGGATATTCAGGGCGGCCGCATCATGGTCGGCGGCCAGGATGTCACCGGCGTGCCGGTCAACAAGCGAGAGATGGCCATGGTGTTCCAGGCTTACTCCCTCTTCCCTCACATGACCGCTTTCGAAAACGTGGAATTCGGTCTTGAAGTGCGTGGCATGGGCAAGGCCGAGCGTCGCAAGATTGCCATGGAGCAGCTTGAGCTCGTGGGGCTTGCCGATCAGGCCAAGAAGTACACACAGCAGATGTCCGGCGGCCAGCAGCAGCGTGTGGCCTTGGCTCGTGCATTGGCAGTCAAGCCGCGCGTGCTGCTGCTCGACGAGCCACTTTCCGCCCTCGACGCCAAGGTTCGTGTGCAGCTGCGTGATCAGATTCGCCGCATTCAGCTCAACACCGGCACCACCACCGTGTTCGTGACCCACGATCAGGAGGAAGCGTTGGCTGTGGCTGATCGTATCGGCGTGATGAACAAGGGCAAGATCGAGCAGATCGCCGCTCCGCAGGATCTCTACCAGCGCCCTGCCACTGAGTATGTGGCCACGTTCATTGGTTTGACCAACCGCCTGCCCGGAGCGTCCAATGGCGACGAGGCCGTGGTCTTCGGCCAGCGTGTGCCGCTGCTCGAAGGGTCGGCCAAGGGTGATTCCGTGGCCGTGCTGGTGCGCCCGGAGAACCTGACTCTGACCGCGGCTGCACAGCATGACTCCCACGTGGGTGAGCGTGCGCGCGTTGAGGTCATCCACTTCCTCGGCTCCTTGGTGCGCGTGGATACGGTGATCGCCTCCGGCGAATACCAGCGCTGGAACAAGGGCGAGCAGCTCAAGGTCACGGTGCAGTTGCCGGCCAGCGAGTTGCCGGCTGGGCTCGCCGTCGGCGATGAGGTAGTCGTGGCTCCTCGCGCGGTCGCAGCGCTCGCTTGCTGA
- a CDS encoding CPBP family intramembrane glutamic endopeptidase, producing MSEPQTPQTEQGTQTTLPQQSGNWWFVAYRRFSIVGVALAIMVAFWIGLNMLATGALHQFAGNDVPTWAVLLASSGPLYLVAMPLSMLVFTRVPAISTRQFAMKPGEFIPLFIICIPVMYLGNIIGMVLSADITDGQATNRINDLVLGGNEWVNALFVGLLAPICEEWLFRKQIISRLRRYGEKTAIVFSALAFALFHMNLFQFFYAFGLGLIFGYVYTRTSRLRYSVLMHMLINLNGSVLAPLMLKQIDPRILSGTISEAEIMSMVQGGSGMRGLSIMMLYGMVMMGLLIAGIVLLIVKRRNWEFYLAPEELPTGLKVRTTYGNPGVVIYILLTVGLTIWMLLA from the coding sequence GTGAGCGAACCGCAGACGCCGCAAACCGAGCAGGGAACTCAAACAACGTTGCCGCAGCAGTCGGGTAACTGGTGGTTTGTGGCATATCGACGCTTTTCGATAGTGGGCGTGGCGCTCGCGATTATGGTGGCGTTTTGGATTGGGCTCAACATGCTGGCCACCGGTGCATTACATCAGTTTGCCGGTAACGATGTGCCTACGTGGGCGGTGTTGCTGGCCTCCTCGGGCCCGCTGTATCTGGTGGCCATGCCGCTCAGCATGCTGGTGTTCACGCGCGTGCCCGCCATCAGCACCCGCCAATTTGCCATGAAGCCGGGCGAATTCATCCCGCTTTTCATCATATGCATTCCTGTGATGTACCTCGGCAATATCATCGGCATGGTGCTGTCTGCCGACATCACCGATGGTCAGGCCACGAATCGTATCAATGATCTGGTGCTCGGCGGCAATGAGTGGGTGAATGCACTGTTTGTGGGACTGCTGGCGCCGATTTGCGAGGAATGGCTTTTCCGCAAGCAGATCATCTCCCGTCTGCGCAGGTACGGGGAAAAGACGGCTATCGTGTTCTCCGCACTGGCATTCGCGCTGTTCCACATGAATCTGTTCCAGTTCTTCTATGCCTTCGGGCTAGGCCTGATTTTCGGCTATGTGTACACGCGCACCTCTCGCCTGCGTTACTCGGTGCTGATGCACATGCTGATCAACCTCAATGGCTCCGTGCTGGCGCCGCTGATGCTCAAGCAGATTGATCCCAGAATCCTCAGCGGCACCATCAGTGAAGCCGAAATCATGAGTATGGTGCAAGGCGGCAGCGGTATGCGCGGATTGAGCATCATGATGCTGTACGGCATGGTGATGATGGGTCTCCTGATTGCCGGTATCGTGCTGCTGATTGTCAAGCGCAGGAACTGGGAATTCTATCTGGCTCCCGAAGAGTTGCCTACCGGTTTGAAAGTGCGCACGACCTACGGCAATCCAGGTGTGGTCATCTATATACTGCTGACCGTTGGCCTGACTATCTGGATGCTATTGGCGTAA
- a CDS encoding mechanosensitive ion channel family protein translates to MDEYAGNIDRWFQANVGKLTWLAIVLVLVLVTDRLVSRVLRKVLDNSQIPSASIFVNLARVTIWVIGTAMVLQPVFGINPTTLITALGVGGVAISLGLKDTVANIIGGFGLMLGHVIQPGDLVTVQGVTGTVHDITWRQTAVRTRNGDLMIIPNSVLNTAALTKLTPVSEGMSTLEFTAKASSDPAAVSQDILDRVTKATANVSLEGQSPLVKFTGFSPYGMTGQVLVFAREGVLLSTVTDAAARAIAGADYLVEDGGSADNI, encoded by the coding sequence ATGGATGAATATGCAGGAAATATTGATCGCTGGTTCCAAGCGAACGTCGGCAAACTCACGTGGTTGGCCATTGTATTGGTCCTCGTGCTGGTGACCGACCGGCTTGTCAGTCGCGTTCTGCGCAAGGTATTGGATAATTCGCAGATTCCCAGTGCCTCGATTTTCGTGAACCTCGCGCGTGTAACGATTTGGGTCATCGGCACGGCAATGGTGCTGCAACCAGTATTCGGCATTAATCCCACTACACTGATCACCGCCCTCGGCGTTGGAGGCGTGGCGATTTCACTGGGTCTGAAAGATACCGTTGCCAACATCATCGGCGGATTCGGATTGATGCTAGGACACGTGATCCAGCCCGGAGATTTGGTGACCGTTCAAGGCGTCACCGGCACTGTGCATGACATCACCTGGCGGCAGACCGCGGTGCGCACCCGCAACGGTGATTTGATGATCATTCCCAACTCGGTGCTGAATACCGCAGCGCTGACCAAGTTGACGCCGGTGAGTGAGGGCATGTCGACGCTGGAATTCACCGCCAAAGCGTCCAGCGATCCGGCCGCTGTCAGTCAGGATATCCTCGACCGTGTGACCAAGGCGACCGCCAATGTGTCTTTGGAAGGGCAGTCGCCTCTGGTCAAATTCACCGGCTTCTCGCCTTATGGCATGACCGGCCAAGTACTGGTATTCGCACGCGAAGGCGTGCTGCTGTCCACTGTGACGGATGCCGCCGCGCGCGCCATCGCCGGAGCCGATTATCTTGTCGAAGACGGCGGCTCAGCAGACAACATCTAA